A genome region from Littorina saxatilis isolate snail1 linkage group LG16, US_GU_Lsax_2.0, whole genome shotgun sequence includes the following:
- the LOC138951421 gene encoding uncharacterized protein, protein MSARKTRNAALSSFSTPDPTLSLSGHELSTPPTHSEVLSESAGNSVSLSAEHEQIAARGRALGVRSGSALARFVQEELDRLSHQQQQQQRVGLEAQLLKAQLEEARLRQEEARRRQEREEEEARRRQEREEEEARRKQVREEEEARRKQEREEEEARRKQEREEEEARRKQEREEEEYTRRQRLAELEEERIRTQIARAQREETAHVPHIRPIEPVRLKIDPFDTTKEDLDTFLGRFERAASLSGWNRERDWGARLGTLLKGFSSEVYLELPDEDALKYDKVVETLRGAFRWTADSYRSKFRQAVKKDEETFQQHATRLRIWFERWRKAAKKEETYEGVRDLILMEHLLDRVSGELADFIRQNDPSTLSEAAELAERFASSKRARKNPVTVFGKASGHQKGPSSPKKDATPAKPAGSKPSGFKGKCFNCGQEGHSRRHCPRLTSVKTVVTLGTVTSGTELPALCDPCSQLTYSPRCTVNVNGSSVSALRDTGADGLVVDSSLVRDNKRSVGRQTIRLAAGNVERECPTVVIDFESPFFSGKAIAIVVEDLAHPVLIGNAIPLPDGQTLEVPVYRGKAYPVKTSVVTRAQHAREQQGPKTLKMKDSGLGGVTRDELIQLQENDSTLARIRELAAVSNPAPSGKHGQVKFSWKKGVLQREFSSGEDVYHQIVVPEALRPGILKLSHDVPMAGHLGSRRTRDRVWNSFYWPGMGGDIRRYVQSCDACQRALPKGKIPKAPLGKMPLLDEPFRRIAVDIVGPLTISERKNRYILVAVDYATRYPEATPLPSIEAERVAEALWQMYTRVGVPKEVLTDRGSQFVSNLMKQVNQFLALKGLTTTPYHAQCNGLVERFNGTLKTMLKKLCMEKPKDWDRFVPALLFAYREVPQESLGFSPFELLYGRTVRGPLSLLKEIWTKDTPAEVRTTAEYVVDLRQRLEDTLKIAQQNLDNSSRRYARAFDRRAVKRNFKIGSRVLLLLLLKKNKLEMAWEGPYEVVGKVGECDYRLRVGTKEKLYHANLIKEYVERGSRPTPSRSDQDVVTTCAVVIDESGATSEEDVTYPRDIPLPALQSKEGPSDVQCNPALTDSQRDDVNRFKGRFVKALTDLPGSTKLEEFSVSLLTSKPVFVRPRPVPYSQTETVKKEVEAMLKMGVIEPASSPYNAPVVLVKKRDGTIRFCIDYRQLNRVTEFDGEPLPDIDQLFSCLGRAKYFTKIDLSKGYWQIPVLAEDRPKLAFIVPQGQFQWTMMPFGLQNAVAVFSRMRRKLLNPLRRSDVHNFMDDILIGTEDWGTHLEALEAVFRRLEEEGLTARPTKCFVGFPELDYLGHRVGHGLMWPEAAKLEKIQASRRPETKKEVRAFLGLVGFYRRYVANFAAIALALTNLTRKNCSNKVQWTEVCEESFNTLREILSKPPVICLPDLSQPFVLQTDASDVGLGAVLLQERDGELKPVSFASRKLNSAEKNYATVEKECLAVVWAVKKFEVYLYGQEFELQTDHQSLQHLQRAKTSNGRLMRWALLLQPFSFRIRAIRGRENVGADYYSRVV, encoded by the coding sequence ATGTCCGCGAGGAAAACTCGTAACGCGGCCCTGTCTAGTTTTTCTACGCCTGACCCGACTTTGTCTCTTTCCGGCCATGAGTTATCAACTCCGCCTACTCATAGCGAAGTACTTTCTGAATCAGCTGGAAACTCGGTTAGTCTTAGTGCCGAGCATGAGCAGATTGCCGCTAGGGGCAGAGCGTTGGGTGTCCGTTCCGGTAGTGCACTTGCCAGATTTGTGCAAGAAGAATTGGACCGTCTGAGccatcaacagcagcaacaacaacgagtGGGATTGGAGGCTCAGCTGCTAAAAGCTCAACTGGAAGAGGCTCGACTGAGACAAGAAGaggcaagaagaagacaagagagagaggaagaagaggcaagaagaagacaggagagagaggaagaagaggCAAGAAGGAAACAGGtgagagaagaggaagaggcaagaaggaaacaggagagagaagaggaagaggcaagaaggaaacaggagagagaagaggaagaggcaagaaggaaacaggagagagaagaggaagaaTATACCCGACGTCAACGTTTGGCTGAGTTGGAGGAGGAGAGGATTCGGACACAGATAGCAAGGGCCCAGCGTGAAGAAACTGCTCATGTTCCCCATATCCGTCCAATAGAACCTGTCCGTCTAAAGATCGATCCTTTTGATACCACCAAAGAAGATTTGGATACTTTTCTCGGACGATTTGAGAGAGCGGCATCCCTGAGTGGGTGGAACAGGGAACGAGACTGGGGAGCTAGGCTGGGGACACTTCTTAAAGGTTTTTCCTCAGAGGTTTACCTAGAATTGCCTGATGAGGACGCGCTAAAGTACGACAAAGTGGTGGAGACGCTACGTGGGGCTTTTCGTTGGACTGCTGACTCTTACCGCTCCAAGTTTCGTCAGGCTGTGAAAAAGGATGAAGAAACATTTCAGCAGCATGCTACTCGGCTCCGGATTTGGTTTGAGCGGTGGAGAAAGGCAGCCAAGAAGGAGGAGACATACGAAGGAGTTCGAGATCTCATACTGATGGAGCACCTTCTCGACAGAGTATCTGGAGAACTTGCCGACTTCATCAGACAGAATGACCCCAGTACCCTTTCTGAAGCTGCTGAACTAGCTGAGAGATTTGCATCGTCGAAACGGGCCAGGAAAAATCCAGTTACGGTCTTTGGTAAAGCATCGGGTCACCAGAAAGGACCAAGTAGCCCGAAGAAGGATGCAACTCCAGCAAAACCTGCTGGCTCAAAGCCATCTGGATTCAAGGGAAAATGTTTTAACTGCGGTCAGGAAGGTCACTCTAGAAGACACTGTCCTCGTCTAACTTCGGTGAAAACTGTTGTCACTCTAGGAACAGTCACCTCAGGAACTGAACTGCCTGCTCTCTGTGATCCTTGCAGCCAACTGACCTACTCTCCTAGATGTACTGTGAACGTCAATGGTTCTTCAGTATCTGCCCTGAGGGACACTGGAGCTGACGGGCTAGTGGTGGATTCGTCTCTTGTGCGAGATAACAAGCGCAGCGTTGGACGACAAACCATCCGACTTGCAGCCGGCAACGTTGAACGAGAGTGCCCAACTGTTGTGATTGACTTTGAATCGCCTTTCTTTTCAGGAAAGGCAATTGCTATTGTGGTGGAGGATCTTGCTCATCCTGTATTGATTGGAAATGCCATCCCGTTGCCTGATGGACAAACTCTTGAAGTTCCGGTGTACAGGGGAAAGGCATATCCTGTGAAGACATCTGTTGTCACCAGAGCACAGCATGCTCGAGAACAACAAGGACCCAAAACTCTTAAAATGAAGGACTCCGGACTGGGAGGTGTCACCCGAGATGAACTCATTCAGCTACAAGAGAACGACTCTACATTGGCACGCATTCGAGAGCTAGCGGCGGTTAGTAATCCTGCTCCCTCCGGGAAACATGGCCAAGTGAAGTTTTCCTGGAAGAAAGGAGTTCTGCAAAGGGAGTTCTCATCAGGTGAAGATGTGTACCATCAGATAGTTGTACCAGAAGCCTTGAGACCTGGAATCCTTAAGCTGTCGCATGATGTACCAATGGCTGGCCATCTTGGTTCGAGGAGGACTCGAGATCGAGTGTGGAACTCTTTCTACTGGCCGGGAATGGGCGGTGACATCCGTCGATATGTACAATCCTGCGACGCTTGCCAGCGAGCTCTACCCAAGGGGAAAATTCCAAAAGCACCACTTGGAAAGATGCCTCTGCTGGATGAACCTTTCCGGAGAATCGCTGTTGACATTGTGGGGCCTTTGACTATCTCCGAAAGAAAGAACCGCTACATTCTGGTTGCTGTAGACTATGCCACCCGGTACCCAGAAGCTACCCCTTTACCCAGCATCGAAGCAGAGCGTGTGGCTGAAGCACTCTGGCAGATGTATACTCGGGTTGGAGTTCCCAAAGAAGTACTGACCGACAGGGGTTCTCAGTTTGTCAGCAATCTCATGAAGCAAGTGAATCAGTTTCTTGCCCTGAAAGGACTCACCACGACACCATATCATGCTCAATGTAATGGTCTAGTAGAAAGATTCAATGGGACACTGAAGACAATGCTGAAGAAGCTCTGCATGGAGAAACCCAAAGATTGGGATCGTTTTGTTCCTGCCCTTCTTTTCGCCTACCGAGAGGTACCACAGGAAAGTTTAGGGTTTTCCCCTTTTGAACTTTTGTACGGGAGAACTGTGAGAGGACCTCTTTCCCTTCTCAAGGAGATATGGACCAAAGACACCCCTGCAGAAGTTAGGACTACTGCTGAGTATGTCGTGGATCTGCGTCAGCgtttggaagacactttgaAAATCGCACAGCAGAACCTGGACAACTCCTCCCGGCGCTACGCCAGAGCTTTCGATCGTCGTGCAGTGAAACGAAACTTCAAGATTGGAAGTAGAGTTCTGCTTCTCCTACTCCTGAAGAAGAACAAGTTAGAAATGGCTTGGGAAGGACCCTACGAAGTTGTAGGAAAAGTTGGAGAATGCGACTATCGTCTGCGTGTAGGCACCAAAGAAAAGTTGTACCACGCCAATCTGATCAAGGAATATGTTGAGAGGGGGTCCAGACCTACCCCATCAAGATCGGATCAAGATGTCGTCACTACATGTGCCGTGGTGATCGATGAATCAGGAGCCACCTCAGAGGAAGACGTGACGTACCCACGAGACATCCCTCTACCTGCACTTCAGTCCAAAGAAGGTCCGAGTGATGTTCAGTGCAACCCGGCTTTGACGGACAGTCAGCGTGACGATGTGAATCGTTTCAAGGGCCGTTTCGTCAAAGCGCTCACGGATTTGCCTGGTTCTACCAAGCTTGAGGAATTTTCTGTCAGCCTACTGACTTCAAAGCCTGTTTTTGTCCGTCCTCGACCTGTGCCATACTCCCAAACTGAAACTGTGAAGAAGGAAGTGGAGGCCATGCTGAAAATGGGTGTCATAGAACCTGCGTCCTCACCTTACAATGCTCCGGTGGTCCTCGTGAAGAAAAGGGACGGGACGATTCGGTTCTGTATCGATTATCGTCAGCTAAACAGGGTCACTGAGTTTGATGGAGAACCACTCCCTGACATCGATCAACTCTTCAGCTGTCTTGGGCGTGCCAAGTACTTCACCAAGATAGATTTGTCGAAGGGGTATTGGCAGATACCAGTCCTTGCTGAAGACAGACCGAAGCTTGCGTTCATCGTTCCTCAGGGACAATTCCAATGGACCATGATGCCGTTTGGTCTTCAGAATGCTGTCGCGGTTTTCAGCCGCATGAGGAGGAAGCTTCTCAACCCTCTGCGAAGAAGTGATGTCCACAACTTCATGGACGACATCCTCATTGGCACTGAAGACTGGGGGACTCATCTTGAGGCCCTGGAGGCCGTTTTTCGTCGTCTGGAAGAAGAAGGTCTCACGGCTCGACCTACGAAGTGCTTCGTAGGATTCCCTGAACTGGACTACCTGGGTCATCGAGTTGGCCATGGCCTGATGTGGCCAGAGGCAGCCAAGCTGGAGAAGATTCAAGCTTCAagacgtcctgaaaccaagaaagaAGTCCGCGCTTTTCTTGGCCTGGTTGGTTTCTATCGACGCTATGTAGCCAACTTTGCTGCCATTGCTCTGGCCCTTACCAACTTGACACggaagaactgctcaaacaaggtTCAGTGGACCGAGGTTTGTGAGGAATCTTTCAACACTCTCAGGGAGATTCTCAGCAAACCGCCTGTTATCTGCTTGCCTGACTTGTCCCAGCCATTTGTACTGCAGACCGATGCCTCTGACGTTGGTCTCGGAGCTGTTCTGCTGCAAGAGAGGGATGGGGAGTTGAAACCTGTGTCATTTGCAAGCCGCAAGCTGAACTCTGCAGAGAAAAACTACGCCACTGTTGAAAAGGAGTGTTTGGCCGTGGTGTGGGCTGTCAAGAAGTTTGAGGTGTACCTGTATGGCCAAGAGTTTGAACTTCAGACTGATCATCAGTCTTTGCAACACTTGCAGAGAGCAAAAACCTCAAACGGTCGTCTGATGCGATGGGCATTGTTGCTTCAGCCATTCTCTTTCCGGATTCGTGCAATCCGAGGACGTGAAAACGTGGGAGCGGATTATTACAGCCGCGTTGTGTGA